Part of the Benincasa hispida cultivar B227 chromosome 12, ASM972705v1, whole genome shotgun sequence genome is shown below.
AAGATTCTTACCATTCGGTAATCAATTTCTGTCTGCCAGCAATGATGTGAGCTCTTCTTGGATTGGAATGATCAAACCCGAGAACAATGCACCTCTTTCTGGTGGCGACTCACAGTTCGACTTTACTGACAGAAGAAAAAGTATGTTGCCCGGGTCGTTGTCTTCTGATTACAAAGAAAAACAACTAGCAATCTCTTGCATCCCTATAGGATTGCTTCCCAAATCATCTGATACTCAGCCATTTCTCAACGTTGGATCCAGCAACGGTGGGAATGTTCAGAAAGTGCTCGGAAACGGTTCGAATCGGTTCTTTGACTCTGACTGTGCTCTCTCTCTTCTGTCAACACCAGTTGAGCCTGGGGAGATTAATCTAAGCTCCATGAGCCAATCCAACCTCATCCCCTCAGCCCATTTCATCCACAGCGACGGTCTTGGCTTGGAGAGTGACCCCATTAATTCTGGTTTGGTGTCGGACGGTAGCAGCGATGCCAACATCCAGTGCTACTCAACGTTCCAGGACGGACCTGATGGATCATCTGTTGATTTATTCAGGTTTTGAAACATGAAAGTTGGGTCATTCTTCTAGGTTCAGAGATAGATTTCTCTAGTATGCTTATTCTCCAGGATTTAACTCAGCCACTATCAATCTTCCAGTCTCTGCTtgctttttttttgttatgtgaATTTTAAGGAATGCTTTTGTTTTGTGTGTGAAATGTCTCTTTCAATATTTTTACTTTGTTCAGACTTCAAGTTTTGAATATTAATTTTCTGGCTCTATTTATTCCCTCTTAGAAGAGTCAACAGcttaaaaaattgttgaaaaatgcTTATGCTGCTCTGTTCTCTCTAGTTGATTTTGTTTATTGATCTGATGTTAGCTAAGATgtataatttagtctctaatatttgatttgAAAAACAGCTAGTTGATTTTATTTATGGATCTTATGTTGGCCAAGtatataattttgtttataatAGTTGATTTTATTAATGTCTACACTatttttcaatcaaatcattttttaaaagaaaatatgtaaattcattttttctatAACGATGATGTggtatcaaaatagattttggtgATGCTTCTGTTTTCACAAAATATGAGATAGGTTGACAATGACATTatacattgataaatttatagataaattaaatt
Proteins encoded:
- the LOC120068450 gene encoding squamosa promoter-binding-like protein 16; its protein translation is MYWKLRGIGNMGERSMDNMKGTRVALIESSSSRLMKRSRAPGSGAQVPSCMVDGCSSDLSKCRDYHRRHKVCELHSKTPKVTISGQEQRFCQQCSRFHSLVEFDDRKRSCRKRLDGHNRRRRKPQPATMTLNAGRFLYGNQGPRFLPFGNQFLSASNDVSSSWIGMIKPENNAPLSGGDSQFDFTDRRKSMLPGSLSSDYKEKQLAISCIPIGLLPKSSDTQPFLNVGSSNGGNVQKVLGNGSNRFFDSDCALSLLSTPVEPGEINLSSMSQSNLIPSAHFIHSDGLGLESDPINSGLVSDGSSDANIQCYSTFQDGPDGSSVDLFRF